In one Juglans regia cultivar Chandler chromosome 11, Walnut 2.0, whole genome shotgun sequence genomic region, the following are encoded:
- the LOC109005183 gene encoding protein ENHANCED DISEASE RESISTANCE 2-like, whose amino-acid sequence MCPTNQKHRISGELCSLSGESITTATPTEWISESISGGSLRNVDLHTGTNGWASPPGDLFSLRSKNYFTKRTKTPSGEYLLSPAGMDWLKSTTKLDNVLARSDNRVSHALGKAHALGKSLKSFIFAVNLQVPGKDHHSAVFYFATEDPIPSGSLLYRFVNGDDSFRNQRFKIVNRIVKGPWIVKKAVGNYGACLLGKALTCNYHRGSNYLEIDVDIGSSAIASAILHLALGYVTSVTIDMGFVVEAQAEDELPERLIGAVRVCQMEMSSAKVVDAHTVARGMGFSKVNHGDSGDGEHE is encoded by the coding sequence ATGTGCCCTACGAATCAAAAACATAGAATCTCCGGAGAACTATGCTCCCTATCCGGCGAGTCCATAACCACCGCCACTCCCACGGAATGGATATCGGAGTCCATCAGCGGGGGATCATTGCGCAACGTCGACCTCCACACAGGAACCAACGGCTGGGCCTCACCTCCGGGCGACCTTTTCTCCCTCCGCTCCAAGAACTACTTCACAAAACGTACCAAAACCCCCTCCGGCGAGTACCTACTCTCCCCAGCCGGAATGGATTGGCTGAAGTCGACTACCAAACTCGACAACGTACTCGCCCGTTCCGACAACCGCGTGTCCCACGCTCTCGGCAAGGCCCACGCCCTGGGCAAATCCCTAAAGAGCTTCATTTTCGCTGTCAACCTGCAAGTCCCCGGGAAGGACCACCACAGCGCCGTTTTCTACTTCGCCACGGAGGATCCTATCCCCTCCGGTTCTCTTCTGTACCGGTTCGTTAATGGTGACGACTCGTTCCGGAACCAGCGGTTCAAGATCGTGAACCGGATCGTGAAGGGCCCGTGGATCGTGAAGAAGGCGGTGGGGAATTACGGTGCGTGTCTGTTAGGCAAGGCTCTGACGTGTAATTATCACCGAGGATCTAACTACTTGGAAATCGACGTGGACATTGGGAGCTCAGCGATAGCCAGCGCGATTCTGCACCTCGCATTGGGGTATGTAACGAGCGTGACCATAGACATGGGGTTCGTGGTGGAGGCGCAGGCAGAGGACGAGTTGCCCGAGAGGCTGATCGGTGCGGTTAGGGTTTGCCAGATGGAAATGTCGTCGGCTAAGGTGGTGGACGCGCACACGGTGGCGCGTGGGATGGGATTTTCTAAGGTGAACCACGGGGACTCAGGCGACGGTGAGCATGAATGA
- the LOC109005184 gene encoding protein GLUTAMINE DUMPER 5-like codes for MRSIARMSAATKASSFMSPTPSVAHAQPQPQRSPWHSPVPYLFGGLAAMLGLIAFALLILACSYWRLAGQLDEREGQDERDLESGAGEAKEAGDSESKVAKVYEEKILVIMAGDKKPTFLATPVCAKAVSFGYGSEVKSENKERDRAESCETMKKEVGDRNEHATTEENRDSQENPDDQEHSQ; via the coding sequence ATGAGAAGCATTGCCAGGATGAGCGCAGCAACAAAAGCTTCTTCCTTTATGTCACCAACACCATCTGTGGCACACGCACAGCCGCAGCCGCAGCGCTCTCCATGGCACTCTCCGGTGCCTTATCTCTTCGGAGGGCTCGCCGCGATGCTGGGTCTCATAGCTTTCGCTTTATTGATCTTGGCTTGCTCTTACTGGAGGCTCGCTGGGCAGTTGGATGAGAGGGAAGGCCAGGACGAGAGGGATTTGGAGAGCGGTGCCGGCGAAGCAAAAGAAGCAGGGGACTCTGAAAGCAAGGTGGCGAAGGTGTACGAGGAGAAGATCCTGGTGATCATGGCTGGTGACAAGAAGCCCACGTTCTTGGCCACCCCTGTATGCGCTAAAGCTGTGTCTTTTGGTTATGGGAGTGAAGTGAAAAGTGAGAACAAAGAGCGAGACAGGGCAGAGAGCTGTGAGACGATGAAAAAGGAGGTGGGTGATCGTAACGAGCATGCTACGACTGAAGAAAATAGAGACTCTCAAGAGAACCCAGACGATCAAGAGCACAGCCAGTGA